Proteins co-encoded in one Polynucleobacter sp. MG-6-Vaara-E2 genomic window:
- a CDS encoding phosphate-starvation-inducible protein PsiE: MNMTPTSPKDATKLEVAIEKWTVPIGNLFVSLFHRIALFGIGAATVWSAAVAFLGMVSKGAASIEDLLLLFIYLEIGAMVGIYFKTNHMPVRFLIYVAITAVTRLIIDLVNTKHEADMAILFMGITILILALANAVVRYASFKFPSRHSEGE, from the coding sequence ATGAATATGACCCCTACTTCACCAAAAGATGCAACCAAACTTGAGGTTGCCATTGAAAAGTGGACAGTGCCCATTGGTAACTTATTTGTCTCACTCTTTCATCGGATTGCTTTGTTTGGCATTGGGGCAGCTACCGTGTGGTCAGCAGCTGTCGCATTTTTAGGCATGGTCAGCAAAGGTGCTGCTTCGATTGAAGATCTGTTGCTCTTGTTTATCTATTTAGAAATCGGCGCAATGGTAGGTATTTATTTCAAGACCAACCACATGCCGGTGCGTTTCTTGATCTATGTTGCCATCACAGCTGTGACCCGCTTAATCATCGACTTGGTCAACACCAAGCACGAAGCAGATATGGCCATACTATTTATGGGCATCACAATCTTGATCTTAGCGCTAGCAAACGCTGTTGTTCGCTATGCCTCCTTCAAGTTTCCGAGCAGGCACAGCGAAGGCGAATAA
- a CDS encoding TAXI family TRAP transporter solute-binding subunit, translating into MASFKQNLQETFLGISETAQEKWTDFTQFLQEAWPLLIFLLMVLMGIWWYADPPPPRHVIMATGSPGGSYEVIGKKYAEFFAKKGVILELLPTNGAQENLARLSDRNDPVQAAFVQAGVAHPKTVTGIQSLGAIGYDPIWFFYSGPEVKYSDFEVVQGHSKFFSNRKISVGVEGSGTHAQSMRILKATGLDRADLKFVNLPGEHAVQALKKGEIDGTFIVDSYEAPNVQTLLADPNMHLVTFKRAEAFTKIIPYLQILKVPEGAFGLERNFPSEDLKLVATTTNLLIDDRMHPAIQFLFLEAAREINGRESFFNKRGEFPSFKDSLLPESPVAIHYEKNRYPLISTYFPFWLAEFISRLIFVLLPFCVLAYPVLNTLPSFRTRRMYNIINRLYGELKTFEQDLLTNYDELKRDEYLKKLDLMEYQALNIKVSKRLAGDYYSLRTSIDYVRNCLNRGVHPYQYTPVQTSASSPMAL; encoded by the coding sequence ATGGCTAGCTTCAAACAAAACTTACAGGAAACTTTTCTGGGGATTTCTGAGACGGCTCAGGAGAAATGGACAGACTTCACTCAATTTTTACAAGAGGCATGGCCGCTATTAATTTTTTTATTGATGGTTCTGATGGGAATCTGGTGGTATGCCGATCCACCCCCACCAAGACATGTCATCATGGCAACTGGGTCGCCTGGTGGTTCCTACGAAGTGATTGGCAAGAAGTATGCAGAATTCTTTGCCAAGAAGGGCGTGATTCTCGAGTTGTTGCCGACCAATGGTGCACAAGAGAATCTTGCGCGCTTAAGTGATCGCAATGATCCAGTGCAAGCTGCGTTTGTCCAGGCTGGAGTTGCCCATCCGAAAACCGTCACCGGAATCCAATCATTGGGTGCGATTGGATACGACCCGATTTGGTTTTTCTATTCTGGTCCGGAAGTGAAGTACAGCGATTTTGAGGTTGTACAAGGGCACTCTAAATTCTTTTCAAACCGTAAGATTTCTGTTGGAGTTGAGGGCAGCGGAACCCATGCCCAGTCCATGCGTATTCTGAAGGCTACGGGGCTAGACCGTGCTGACCTAAAGTTTGTCAATTTGCCTGGTGAGCATGCGGTTCAAGCCCTCAAGAAAGGAGAGATTGATGGCACCTTTATCGTCGACTCTTATGAAGCGCCTAATGTCCAGACTCTTCTGGCTGACCCTAATATGCATTTAGTCACCTTTAAGCGTGCTGAGGCCTTTACCAAAATCATTCCTTATCTGCAAATCCTAAAAGTCCCTGAGGGGGCTTTTGGCTTGGAGCGTAACTTCCCAAGTGAAGATCTCAAGTTAGTTGCAACAACTACCAATCTCTTGATAGATGACAGGATGCATCCAGCAATTCAGTTCTTATTTCTAGAAGCGGCGCGAGAAATTAATGGCAGAGAATCTTTCTTTAATAAGAGAGGAGAGTTTCCTTCATTCAAGGATTCTTTACTACCAGAAAGTCCGGTTGCGATTCATTATGAAAAAAATCGCTATCCACTGATCTCTACTTATTTCCCATTCTGGCTTGCTGAATTTATCAGTAGGTTGATATTTGTCCTCTTACCATTCTGTGTTCTTGCCTATCCAGTATTAAACACATTGCCAAGCTTTAGAACTCGGCGGATGTACAACATCATTAATCGTCTATACGGTGAGTTAAAAACTTTTGAGCAAGATCTATTGACGAACTATGACGAATTAAAGCGGGACGAGTATTTAAAGAAGCTTGATCTCATGGAGTATCAGGCTCTCAATATCAAAGTCTCGAAGCGATTGGCTGGCGATTACTACTCACTGCGCACCAGCATTGATTACGTTCGCAATTGCTTAAATAGGGGCGTTCACCCTTATCAATACACACCAGTACAAACATCAGCCTCTAGCCCGATGGCACTTTAA
- a CDS encoding pirin family protein, with protein sequence MLFLRKSQDRGYADHGWLKSFHSFSFAGYHDPQFMGWGNLRVINEDRIAPGMGFGKHGHRNMEIISYVLSGELAHEDSMGNVKGIPPGDVQRMSAGTGVMHSEFNHAKDQTTHFLQIWIEPNVLEIRPDYEQKTIPQASKEGRLCLVASPSGHDGSVSISADANMYSGLFDGAQSAQLTLDPKRKAYVHLIRGSLAVNGQTLNGGDALMIDQESHLDISNGKSAEVLVFDLSA encoded by the coding sequence ATGTTATTTCTCAGAAAATCCCAAGATCGAGGCTATGCTGATCACGGCTGGCTAAAAAGCTTTCACTCCTTCTCTTTTGCCGGTTATCACGACCCACAATTTATGGGATGGGGCAATCTAAGGGTCATCAACGAGGATCGGATAGCTCCTGGAATGGGCTTTGGCAAACATGGTCACCGTAATATGGAAATTATTAGCTACGTTCTCTCAGGAGAGCTCGCTCATGAAGACAGCATGGGAAACGTGAAGGGCATTCCTCCAGGGGATGTTCAGCGCATGAGTGCTGGAACGGGTGTAATGCATAGTGAATTTAATCACGCAAAAGATCAAACCACACACTTTCTACAAATTTGGATAGAGCCCAATGTTCTAGAAATTCGTCCAGACTATGAACAAAAAACCATACCGCAAGCGAGCAAAGAAGGAAGGCTCTGTTTGGTTGCATCACCTAGTGGTCATGATGGATCTGTTTCGATATCTGCAGATGCCAACATGTACTCAGGTCTTTTTGATGGAGCGCAATCTGCTCAACTAACATTAGACCCAAAACGCAAGGCCTATGTTCACCTCATTCGCGGCTCATTAGCGGTGAATGGTCAAACCTTGAATGGTGGTGATGCCCTAATGATTGATCAAGAAAGCCATTTAGATATCTCTAATGGAAAAAGCGCTGAAGTCTTGGTATTTGACCTCAGCGCTTGA
- a CDS encoding tripartite tricarboxylate transporter substrate binding protein → MFKKFIKNIAISAVVAAAIIPVFMGSAFAAYPDKPIKMMIGYAPGSSTDIVGRMIANDLSLALKQPIIVENRGGAAGSLAADAVAKSSPDGYTILFAQNGLAINVAANPKLPFNGQKDLLPVVGVAATPHILIVNNNSPAKSVADLIAMLKADPGKLSFGSSGIGNSDHMAGELFLATTGLQAIHIPYKGGSPAATDLVGGQIDFYFAGMPVGLPLYKGDKARALAVTSKNRFSGAPELVTIQESGVKGYEMALWQGVFVPAGTPQPIIKELNNSILKILETPEMKDRFQKAGVQIAPMNTQQFSDLYFSDIARWKVVIEKAKIKLD, encoded by the coding sequence ATGTTTAAAAAATTCATCAAAAACATAGCAATAAGTGCAGTAGTAGCGGCGGCAATCATTCCAGTATTCATGGGTTCAGCATTTGCTGCTTATCCAGATAAACCAATCAAAATGATGATTGGTTATGCACCGGGAAGCTCTACTGATATTGTTGGCAGGATGATTGCCAATGATCTCAGTCTTGCTTTAAAACAGCCGATCATTGTAGAAAACCGTGGAGGTGCTGCAGGTAGTTTGGCTGCAGATGCGGTGGCTAAAAGTTCTCCTGATGGCTACACCATCTTATTTGCACAAAATGGCTTAGCAATTAATGTGGCCGCAAATCCCAAGCTGCCTTTTAATGGTCAAAAGGATCTGTTACCTGTAGTTGGTGTTGCGGCAACCCCTCACATCCTCATCGTCAATAACAATTCACCTGCAAAAAGTGTGGCCGATCTAATTGCCATGCTCAAAGCAGATCCGGGCAAGTTAAGTTTTGGGTCTTCGGGTATTGGTAACTCTGATCACATGGCTGGCGAATTGTTTTTGGCGACTACAGGCTTACAAGCAATTCACATTCCTTATAAAGGCGGCTCACCGGCAGCAACGGATTTAGTTGGCGGACAGATTGATTTTTACTTTGCAGGTATGCCGGTTGGTCTACCTTTGTATAAAGGCGATAAAGCCAGAGCTTTAGCGGTGACTAGTAAAAATCGTTTCAGCGGTGCTCCAGAATTGGTGACCATTCAAGAGTCAGGGGTGAAAGGTTATGAGATGGCTTTATGGCAAGGTGTCTTTGTGCCCGCAGGAACACCACAGCCAATCATCAAAGAGCTGAATAATTCGATCTTGAAAATCTTAGAAACCCCTGAGATGAAAGATCGCTTTCAAAAAGCTGGCGTACAAATTGCGCCAATGAATACGCAACAATTCTCTGATTTGTATTTCTCAGATATCGCTCGCTGGAAAGTCGTCATTGAAAAGGCGAAGATTAAGTTAGATTGA
- a CDS encoding Ldh family oxidoreductase, translated as MNYLPIADAERFISSALQAEKVPAGDADIIANLMVKSDLVGADGHGIFRLPAYLKRIRAGGVNLHPNIHVEREQGATALINGDNALGHLVMNKAVDLAIEKVKQHSVCWIGSHFGNHSGAASVYVRKLAEHGYIGIYMAVGNANHMAPWGGIDLLLSTNPIAIAVPAGDEPTVLLDIATTVAAYGKVKVAAQKGESIPDDWMIDRQGKPITDPKKSAEGSLLPIGGYKGYGLAVMIGLLAGALNNAAVGRGTIDFNAHHDLVTNTGQTIIAVDPSAFGNKEDFVARVTTLVNDLKNSSTLPGVKEIRVPGEGAARTMSERAKAGIPVSPELLEALNTCAKECGIPALKF; from the coding sequence ATGAACTACTTGCCAATAGCAGACGCAGAGCGTTTTATCTCAAGCGCACTTCAGGCTGAAAAAGTTCCTGCGGGAGATGCTGACATCATTGCCAATTTAATGGTCAAGTCCGATCTCGTTGGGGCAGATGGTCATGGAATATTTCGCCTGCCTGCTTACCTCAAAAGAATTCGGGCCGGTGGCGTAAACCTTCATCCCAATATTCACGTTGAGCGCGAGCAGGGTGCAACTGCCTTAATTAATGGTGACAACGCCTTGGGTCATTTGGTAATGAACAAAGCTGTTGATCTCGCGATTGAAAAAGTAAAGCAGCATAGTGTCTGCTGGATAGGTAGCCACTTTGGTAACCATTCAGGAGCTGCATCGGTATATGTGCGCAAATTGGCAGAGCATGGTTATATCGGTATCTATATGGCAGTAGGCAATGCCAATCATATGGCGCCATGGGGTGGTATCGATTTGCTGCTATCCACTAATCCGATTGCAATTGCGGTGCCTGCTGGTGATGAGCCTACAGTGCTCCTCGATATTGCAACAACGGTAGCTGCTTACGGAAAAGTTAAAGTAGCGGCACAAAAGGGTGAGTCCATTCCAGATGATTGGATGATTGATCGTCAGGGCAAGCCGATTACTGATCCTAAAAAGTCCGCTGAAGGTTCGCTATTGCCCATTGGGGGTTATAAGGGTTATGGCTTGGCAGTCATGATTGGATTGCTAGCCGGTGCGCTCAACAATGCCGCGGTTGGCAGGGGAACGATTGACTTCAATGCGCATCACGATTTAGTCACCAATACTGGTCAAACAATTATTGCGGTTGACCCAAGCGCCTTTGGTAATAAGGAGGACTTTGTTGCCAGAGTAACCACCTTGGTGAATGATCTTAAAAATTCATCAACGTTACCTGGCGTTAAAGAAATTCGGGTGCCAGGTGAGGGTGCCGCTAGGACGATGTCGGAGAGAGCAAAGGCGGGCATTCCTGTGTCTCCAGAATTATTGGAGGCATTAAATACCTGCGCTAAGGAGTGCGGTATTCCTGCTCTGAAGTTCTAA
- a CDS encoding GntR family transcriptional regulator — protein MDFPKLTERLPLYKALANTLEQRIYNGDWPVGSVLPAEADLCRDFQSSRHTLRHALQILEANGLIYRHQGAPTKVVSRQRLRRFTQSYNSPIDILSYSRDTYRENLVEEFIELDKRLSLIVGAPVGSSWYHIGGIRKRQQAEEVIAWTDIYILPQFASLTKDPEHTQIMVYEQIEKKYGARIERAEVDVYAAVASPEIAAKLHIKPETSCLVIIRRYFDDQDKLFEVTVTHHPENKYVYSMEFKASSEV, from the coding sequence TTGGACTTTCCTAAATTGACTGAGCGATTACCGTTATACAAAGCTCTAGCGAATACACTAGAGCAGCGTATTTATAACGGTGATTGGCCGGTGGGATCCGTCTTGCCTGCCGAGGCGGATCTTTGCCGAGATTTTCAGTCTAGTCGGCATACATTGCGCCATGCACTACAAATCTTGGAAGCTAATGGCTTGATTTATCGCCATCAAGGCGCACCAACGAAAGTAGTTTCAAGGCAGCGCTTACGGCGTTTCACTCAAAGTTATAACTCTCCAATTGATATTCTGAGTTACTCACGCGATACCTATCGTGAAAACCTAGTTGAAGAATTTATTGAGCTAGATAAGCGCTTGAGTTTGATCGTGGGCGCCCCAGTTGGGTCGTCTTGGTATCACATTGGTGGAATTCGTAAGCGTCAACAAGCTGAAGAGGTGATTGCTTGGACAGACATCTATATCCTGCCGCAGTTTGCATCGCTGACAAAAGATCCAGAGCACACTCAGATAATGGTCTATGAGCAAATTGAGAAAAAATACGGCGCTCGCATTGAAAGGGCTGAAGTTGATGTCTATGCAGCTGTTGCCTCACCAGAGATTGCAGCAAAACTTCACATCAAGCCGGAAACTTCATGCTTGGTAATTATTCGTCGCTATTTTGATGATCAAGATAAATTATTTGAAGTGACAGTAACGCACCACCCAGAAAATAAGTATGTTTACAGCATGGAATTTAAAGCGAGCTCAGAGGTTTAA
- a CDS encoding SMP-30/gluconolactonase/LRE family protein, with amino-acid sequence MTMHNPFQPVEKIKTEVFSSMPAKFRKKSRTGWSDPNRQGAEVECFLEGPSFDREGNLWFVDIPFGRIFRIDKKGEWELITQYDGWPNGMKFHKDGRAFICDYKAGLLALDPKTGKIETILGSMYSENFKGLNDLHFASNGDLYFTDQGQTGIADPTGRVFRLRANGQLDRLALNVPSPNGITLNTQEKHVFVAATRSQQIWRLPLMADGSVSKTGVAVQLTGGVAGPDGIEMDSENGLLVCHLGIGIWRFDNNMLPTHLIYSENPHHHHLANMCFGGPDNKDLYITESLSGDILKAHVPVAGKKMFGLS; translated from the coding sequence ATGACGATGCATAACCCCTTCCAGCCGGTTGAAAAAATCAAGACTGAAGTTTTTTCATCCATGCCTGCGAAATTCCGCAAAAAATCCCGTACAGGCTGGTCTGACCCAAATCGTCAGGGCGCGGAAGTAGAGTGCTTTTTAGAGGGCCCTTCATTTGATCGTGAAGGAAATCTATGGTTTGTGGATATTCCTTTTGGCCGTATTTTCCGCATTGATAAGAAAGGCGAGTGGGAGCTTATTACTCAATACGACGGTTGGCCAAACGGCATGAAGTTTCATAAGGATGGCCGTGCCTTTATTTGTGACTACAAAGCAGGCTTACTCGCCTTGGATCCAAAGACTGGAAAAATTGAAACCATTTTGGGCTCCATGTACAGCGAGAACTTCAAAGGTTTGAACGATCTGCATTTTGCTTCTAACGGCGATTTGTATTTCACCGATCAAGGTCAGACTGGTATTGCTGATCCAACCGGTCGCGTATTTAGATTGCGTGCCAATGGTCAACTCGATCGCTTGGCTCTGAATGTCCCAAGTCCAAATGGCATTACTTTAAACACTCAAGAAAAGCATGTGTTCGTAGCCGCTACAAGATCTCAGCAAATCTGGAGATTACCTTTGATGGCAGACGGCTCTGTTTCTAAGACTGGTGTGGCGGTGCAGTTGACTGGTGGTGTTGCAGGTCCTGATGGTATTGAAATGGATTCAGAAAATGGCTTATTGGTGTGCCACCTCGGTATTGGTATCTGGAGATTTGACAACAATATGTTGCCAACCCACTTGATCTACTCTGAGAACCCACATCACCATCATTTGGCTAATATGTGTTTTGGCGGTCCCGACAATAAAGATCTCTATATCACTGAGTCTTTATCAGGCGATATTCTGAAAGCACACGTGCCAGTTGCTGGCAAAAAAATGTTTGGACTTTCCTAA
- a CDS encoding 3-hydroxyacyl-CoA dehydrogenase family protein — MKSVTVIGTGIMGAGIAAGFIAQNIPVVILGRTKEKAEACLDKAITLAKKIGVVGDNATKEEADIKKQHFVGVMEEWQSWDQCSWVIETVAENLELKQKVFQYLDQVVPANIPIGSNSSGFPISKIAEGLKTANRMMGAHYFMPAEVVPLVEIVMGQKTELKYAEQACELYKKIDKKPVLVKKDIPGFLANRIQHALMREALSLVQEGIATPADIDDAVRYSFGFRYAAVGPMTQKEISGWDGMANAAKEIYPSLSNITALPPKVVQLMADGKTGMKAGEGFRKWTPEEIKSVSDSYSRRLKAAFDVLNIE; from the coding sequence ATGAAATCTGTAACTGTTATCGGAACCGGAATCATGGGGGCTGGCATTGCTGCTGGCTTTATCGCCCAGAACATCCCTGTAGTCATATTGGGCAGAACAAAAGAAAAGGCTGAGGCTTGCTTAGATAAGGCCATCACCCTAGCAAAGAAAATTGGCGTGGTAGGAGACAATGCCACCAAAGAAGAAGCTGACATTAAGAAGCAGCATTTCGTTGGAGTCATGGAGGAGTGGCAGAGCTGGGATCAATGCTCATGGGTGATTGAAACCGTAGCCGAAAACTTAGAGCTCAAACAAAAGGTATTTCAATACCTTGATCAGGTCGTGCCAGCAAATATTCCCATTGGCAGCAATAGCTCCGGTTTTCCCATTAGCAAAATTGCCGAAGGACTCAAGACCGCCAATCGCATGATGGGCGCCCACTACTTCATGCCAGCAGAGGTCGTGCCCTTAGTAGAGATCGTCATGGGACAAAAGACAGAGCTCAAATATGCAGAGCAGGCTTGTGAGCTGTATAAAAAAATTGATAAGAAGCCTGTTCTGGTGAAGAAGGACATCCCTGGATTTTTAGCCAATCGCATTCAGCACGCTTTAATGAGAGAGGCGCTCTCGCTTGTGCAAGAAGGGATCGCTACCCCTGCAGATATTGATGATGCAGTCAGATACAGCTTTGGCTTTCGCTATGCTGCCGTGGGCCCAATGACCCAAAAAGAAATTTCTGGCTGGGATGGAATGGCTAACGCCGCTAAAGAAATTTATCCATCACTATCGAACATCACCGCCCTGCCCCCGAAGGTCGTTCAACTCATGGCTGACGGTAAAACAGGCATGAAAGCAGGTGAAGGTTTTAGAAAGTGGACTCCAGAAGAAATTAAATCCGTCTCCGATTCCTACTCTCGAAGATTAAAAGCCGCTTTTGATGTACTTAATATTGAATGA
- a CDS encoding mandelate racemase/muconate lactonizing enzyme family protein, giving the protein MKITQATIFPLSIPLVDPIKMAKELIADAKTVLLCLTDEEGRQGWGEASVAPLMTGETLESLLASVKYLVDKAREPEWSDPKYFAKACDAILYGNPSAKSCLQMALLDLYTQKNSISLWKYLRSLSAGVDLPVFTELPLLRMLGGTLEKEMADAKSFREAGFKHWKIKIGSLSLKEDLHRVEVLSDLLEGDVISVDANGAMSLDDAVQFCTSKQASKLSFAEQLIHADCALADFVVLKERSPIPIGLDESIHGADEIEAFMSAKALDGASLKLIKTGGVLAAWKCAQILRRNNLKLNLACKVAETSLAGAATAAIGFAIGDVPWGFSMSNQYLRFDICDRPLSAKHGHLDIAQLNTTGVGVTPNLDRVKDAIAQGHSVIQY; this is encoded by the coding sequence ATGAAAATCACTCAGGCAACCATCTTTCCGCTTTCGATACCACTTGTTGACCCAATCAAGATGGCTAAAGAGCTGATCGCGGATGCCAAAACAGTATTACTTTGCCTAACTGATGAAGAGGGCCGCCAAGGCTGGGGAGAGGCATCTGTCGCGCCACTCATGACTGGTGAAACGCTTGAGAGCTTATTGGCCAGCGTCAAATATCTAGTGGATAAGGCCCGTGAACCAGAGTGGAGCGATCCGAAGTATTTTGCAAAAGCTTGTGATGCAATTTTGTATGGCAATCCATCAGCGAAATCTTGCCTGCAAATGGCATTACTTGATCTATACACGCAGAAAAACTCAATTTCCTTATGGAAGTACTTGCGCTCACTGAGCGCTGGAGTCGATTTACCAGTATTCACTGAACTTCCATTGCTCCGTATGTTAGGTGGTACATTGGAAAAGGAAATGGCCGATGCCAAATCATTTCGTGAGGCAGGATTTAAACATTGGAAAATTAAGATTGGCTCTTTATCTTTGAAAGAAGATTTGCACAGAGTAGAAGTGCTATCTGATTTGTTAGAGGGCGATGTCATCTCGGTGGACGCAAATGGCGCTATGTCTTTAGATGATGCCGTGCAATTCTGTACCTCCAAACAAGCAAGCAAGTTATCTTTTGCGGAGCAATTAATCCATGCTGATTGTGCTTTGGCAGACTTTGTGGTGCTTAAAGAGCGTTCACCTATTCCTATTGGCCTAGATGAATCTATCCATGGGGCTGACGAGATAGAAGCATTCATGAGTGCTAAAGCGCTCGATGGGGCAAGTCTTAAGCTCATCAAGACCGGTGGAGTGTTAGCAGCTTGGAAATGTGCACAAATTCTGCGCAGAAACAATCTCAAACTCAACCTTGCTTGCAAGGTAGCGGAAACATCGCTAGCAGGAGCAGCAACGGCAGCGATTGGTTTTGCAATTGGAGATGTGCCTTGGGGATTTAGCATGTCAAATCAATATCTACGCTTTGATATTTGCGATCGTCCATTAAGCGCAAAGCACGGCCATCTGGATATCGCGCAACTCAACACTACTGGTGTTGGAGTGACTCCCAATCTGGATCGTGTGAAGGATGCCATAGCCCAAGGTCACTCAGTCATTCAATATTAA
- a CDS encoding tripartite tricarboxylate transporter substrate binding protein: MRKTFLALLLVTIGFSTTLQAQTYPSQPIKLIVPFAAGGPSDVLARGFTPKLGENLGQAIIIENKPGAGANLAAEYVANSKPDGYTLFLMMVGTQAINETLYKKLNYNLVKDFSPVSLVASSSLLFVANPSAPFKTISELVAYAKANPNKVSFASSGAGTPLHLGGELFNTLAGTDILHVPYKGAAPALTDVLGGQIETALVGTPAALPYVRSGKLVPLGITSLKRSPAAPEIPAISEYYPKFEVELVYAIVAPAKTPKAVIDKLNSQLNAVLNNPEIKAQINSKGFEIVTSSPSQLGDYIKSEVSKWAPIVKKSGATPE, from the coding sequence ATGAGAAAAACTTTTTTAGCATTGTTGCTGGTCACCATTGGCTTTAGCACTACTTTGCAGGCACAAACCTACCCATCACAACCAATCAAACTGATCGTTCCCTTTGCTGCGGGTGGCCCTTCCGATGTTCTCGCGAGAGGATTTACTCCCAAACTGGGTGAGAACTTGGGGCAAGCAATCATCATTGAAAACAAACCGGGGGCTGGCGCAAACCTTGCCGCTGAATATGTCGCGAACTCCAAACCTGATGGCTACACGCTCTTTCTGATGATGGTAGGAACACAGGCCATTAATGAAACACTCTATAAAAAATTAAATTACAACCTCGTTAAGGATTTCTCCCCGGTATCTTTGGTTGCCTCTTCATCACTACTTTTTGTTGCTAACCCTTCTGCTCCATTTAAAACGATTTCTGAGTTGGTGGCTTATGCAAAAGCCAATCCGAATAAAGTCAGTTTTGCATCCTCAGGCGCTGGAACGCCATTGCATCTCGGTGGCGAACTCTTTAATACGCTTGCAGGAACGGATATCCTGCATGTCCCATACAAAGGGGCTGCACCTGCTTTAACTGATGTGTTGGGCGGTCAAATTGAAACTGCTTTAGTGGGCACCCCAGCTGCGCTTCCTTATGTGCGCTCTGGGAAATTAGTACCGCTTGGCATTACTAGCCTCAAGCGCTCCCCAGCCGCTCCTGAGATTCCTGCCATTTCAGAGTACTACCCAAAGTTTGAAGTAGAGCTGGTGTACGCCATTGTTGCCCCAGCAAAGACGCCCAAAGCAGTTATCGATAAACTGAACTCACAATTAAATGCGGTTCTCAATAATCCAGAAATCAAAGCGCAAATCAATAGTAAAGGCTTTGAGATTGTGACTAGCAGTCCATCTCAATTGGGCGATTACATTAAGTCAGAGGTTTCCAAATGGGCCCCCATCGTGAAAAAGTCTGGCGCAACTCCTGAATAA